In Chromobacterium rhizoryzae, one genomic interval encodes:
- a CDS encoding carboxymuconolactone decarboxylase family protein, which yields MSSLRLAYYELSPELLQGFRLVKQGLEKSVLGLPLIELIYLRVSQINGCSFCLNMHTKALREREESDRRLAELAGWRVSAQFSEREKAALEWAEALTYVVDSHADDAAYLPLKAHFSDQEISDLTFAIALMNGMNRLAVGMRQ from the coding sequence ATGAGTAGCTTGCGTCTTGCTTATTACGAATTGTCCCCGGAACTGCTGCAGGGCTTCCGCCTGGTGAAGCAGGGCCTGGAAAAGAGCGTGCTGGGCCTGCCGCTGATCGAGCTGATCTATCTGCGCGTGTCCCAGATCAACGGTTGTTCCTTCTGCCTGAACATGCACACCAAGGCCCTGCGCGAGCGCGAGGAAAGCGACCGCCGTCTGGCGGAACTGGCCGGCTGGCGCGTCAGCGCCCAGTTCAGCGAGCGCGAGAAGGCCGCGCTGGAATGGGCGGAGGCGCTGACTTATGTCGTGGACAGCCACGCCGACGACGCCGCCTATCTGCCGCTGAAAGCGCATTTCAGCGATCAGGAGATTTCCGATCTGACCTTTGCCATCGCGCTGATGAACGGCATGAACCGGCTCGCCGTCGGCATGCGTCAGTAA